In one window of Cupriavidus necator N-1 DNA:
- the serC gene encoding 3-phosphoserine/phosphohydroxythreonine transaminase, whose product MNDPQNPALAGMMQRALAERVYNFSPGPAVLPAEVLQQAAEEMLSWRGTGVSVMEMSHRSREFEGIQAEAIADLRELLHIPSNFHVLFLQGGAIGENGIVPLNLMRLRSADAPKADFVVTGTWSVKTEQEARRYGAVNIAATSEAQKFHRIPDVADWKLSDDAGYVHLCTNETIVGVEFQNIPDIGQVKGDRIVVADASSHILSRPIDWSRVQVVYGGAQKNIGPAGVTIVIVRDDLIGHAHPLCPSAFNWRLVAEHNSMYNTPPTYAIYIAGLVFKWLKRQGGVPAIEQRNIAKASALYNYLDQSDFYRNEIHPSCRSRMNVPFFLGDESRNEAFLQQARANGLVQLKGHKTVGGMRASIYNAMSLEGVMALVDFMREFERTSA is encoded by the coding sequence ATGAACGATCCCCAGAATCCCGCTCTTGCCGGCATGATGCAGCGTGCATTGGCCGAACGCGTCTACAACTTCTCGCCCGGCCCGGCTGTCCTGCCTGCCGAAGTGCTGCAACAGGCTGCGGAGGAGATGCTGTCCTGGCGCGGGACGGGGGTCTCGGTGATGGAGATGAGCCACCGCAGCCGCGAGTTCGAGGGCATTCAGGCCGAAGCGATCGCGGACCTGCGCGAACTGCTGCATATTCCCTCCAACTTCCATGTGCTGTTCCTGCAGGGCGGCGCCATCGGCGAGAACGGCATCGTGCCGCTGAACCTGATGCGCCTGCGCAGCGCCGACGCGCCCAAGGCTGACTTCGTCGTCACCGGCACCTGGTCGGTCAAGACCGAGCAGGAAGCCCGCCGCTATGGCGCGGTCAATATCGCGGCCACCAGCGAGGCGCAGAAATTCCACCGCATCCCCGACGTCGCGGACTGGAAGCTGTCGGACGATGCCGGCTACGTGCACCTGTGCACCAACGAGACCATCGTCGGTGTGGAGTTCCAGAACATTCCCGATATCGGCCAGGTCAAGGGCGACCGCATCGTGGTGGCGGACGCTTCCAGCCATATCCTGTCGCGCCCGATCGACTGGTCGCGCGTGCAGGTGGTCTACGGCGGCGCGCAGAAGAATATCGGCCCGGCCGGCGTCACCATCGTGATCGTGCGCGATGACCTGATCGGCCATGCCCACCCGCTGTGCCCGTCGGCATTCAACTGGCGCCTGGTGGCCGAGCACAACTCGATGTACAACACGCCGCCGACCTATGCGATCTATATCGCCGGCCTGGTCTTCAAATGGCTCAAGCGCCAGGGCGGCGTGCCCGCGATCGAGCAGCGCAATATCGCCAAGGCGTCGGCGCTGTACAACTACCTGGACCAGAGCGATTTCTATCGCAACGAGATCCATCCGAGCTGCCGCTCGCGCATGAACGTGCCGTTCTTCCTGGGCGACGAATCGCGCAATGAGGCCTTCCTGCAGCAGGCGCGGGCCAACGGCCTGGTGCAGCTCAAGGGACACAAGACTGTGGGCGGCATGCGCGCCAGCATCTATAACGCGATGTCGCTGGAAGGCGTGATGGCGCTGGTCGATTTCATGCGCGAGTTCGAGCGTACGTCCGCCTGA
- a CDS encoding DUF2059 domain-containing protein, with product MLKTYRRIAVLAAFVPTFMMAQHAHAQDAEKTAAIKELLSVMQADQAVKGQAENWQQGAKQEAPLVLEQVLVENKTLNDKQKQAAVEKLKKNGAVQRMVDGAGSAFSTDGFRKDAIQAHYDAFGKYYSTAELKDLTTFLKSPTGQKFMANQGKATQEIWGSMMQKYGPQVGKSMRDAAEKEITAASK from the coding sequence ATGCTCAAAACCTATCGACGTATCGCTGTTCTGGCTGCTTTCGTTCCGACCTTCATGATGGCGCAGCATGCACACGCGCAGGATGCGGAAAAGACAGCAGCCATCAAGGAACTGCTTTCCGTCATGCAGGCAGACCAGGCCGTCAAGGGCCAGGCCGAAAACTGGCAGCAAGGCGCCAAGCAGGAAGCTCCGCTGGTGCTGGAACAAGTGCTGGTCGAGAACAAGACCCTGAACGACAAGCAGAAGCAGGCCGCTGTCGAAAAGCTGAAGAAGAACGGCGCGGTCCAGCGCATGGTTGATGGCGCCGGTTCGGCGTTCAGCACCGATGGCTTCCGCAAGGACGCGATCCAGGCGCACTACGATGCCTTTGGTAAGTACTACTCGACGGCGGAACTCAAGGACCTGACCACCTTCCTGAAGTCGCCGACCGGCCAGAAGTTCATGGCCAACCAGGGCAAAGCGACCCAGGAGATCTGGGGCTCGATGATGCAGAAGTACGGCCCGCAGGTCGGCAAGTCGATGCGCGACGCCGCCGAGAAGGAAATCACCGCCGCTTCGAAGTGA
- the pheA gene encoding prephenate dehydratase, with amino-acid sequence MTSQDRTPAREETPPNEQQNDSHLSEAERKLSVELSPLREQIDTVDRELLAMLNRRAKLALEVGEVKKKYGAPVFRPERELQVIRKVQGANPGPLLGESVAAIWREVMSACRGLEKPLEVAFLGPAGTFSEQALYAHFGHEVSGVPCPSIDEVFRAVEAGTVEYGVVPVENSTEGAVSRTLDLFLQTSLKISGEIALKVHHNLMASTPDMQGVTVVRAHAQALAQCQHWLTANYPHLERQAVSSNAEAARMASEDPTVAAIAGESAANRYHLHIVRTHIQDDPHNRTRFAVIGRYETEPSGSDQTSMILSVPNKAGAVYQLLAPLAENGVSMCRFESRPARSGAWEYYFYVDVEGHQHEPAVARAIEELRRNAAYLKVLGSYPSSK; translated from the coding sequence ATGACAAGCCAAGACCGCACCCCCGCGCGCGAGGAGACGCCGCCGAACGAGCAGCAGAACGACAGCCACCTGAGCGAAGCCGAGCGCAAGCTGTCGGTCGAGCTGAGCCCGCTGCGCGAGCAGATCGACACCGTTGACCGCGAACTGCTGGCGATGCTGAACCGCCGCGCCAAACTGGCGCTCGAGGTCGGCGAGGTCAAGAAGAAGTACGGCGCGCCGGTGTTCCGCCCGGAGCGTGAGCTGCAGGTGATCCGCAAGGTGCAGGGCGCCAACCCCGGCCCGCTGCTGGGCGAAAGCGTGGCGGCGATCTGGCGCGAGGTGATGTCCGCCTGCCGCGGGCTGGAAAAGCCGCTGGAAGTGGCTTTCCTCGGCCCGGCCGGCACGTTCTCCGAGCAGGCGCTGTATGCGCACTTCGGCCATGAGGTGTCGGGCGTGCCTTGCCCGAGCATCGACGAGGTGTTCCGTGCCGTCGAGGCCGGCACGGTCGAGTACGGCGTGGTGCCGGTCGAGAATTCCACCGAGGGCGCGGTGTCGCGCACGCTCGACCTGTTCCTGCAGACTTCGCTGAAGATCAGCGGCGAGATTGCGCTCAAGGTGCATCACAACCTGATGGCATCCACGCCCGACATGCAGGGCGTAACAGTGGTGCGCGCGCATGCGCAGGCACTGGCGCAGTGCCAGCACTGGCTGACCGCCAACTACCCGCACCTGGAGCGTCAGGCGGTATCAAGCAATGCCGAGGCCGCGCGCATGGCCAGCGAAGACCCGACCGTGGCTGCGATTGCCGGCGAGTCCGCCGCCAACCGCTATCACCTGCATATCGTGCGCACGCATATCCAGGACGATCCGCACAACCGCACGCGCTTTGCCGTGATCGGCCGCTATGAGACCGAGCCGTCGGGCAGCGACCAGACCTCGATGATCCTGTCGGTGCCCAACAAGGCTGGCGCGGTGTACCAGTTGCTGGCGCCGCTGGCGGAGAACGGCGTGTCGATGTGCCGCTTCGAGTCGCGCCCGGCGCGCAGCGGCGCGTGGGAGTACTACTTCTACGTCGACGTGGAAGGGCACCAGCATGAGCCGGCAGTGGCGCGCGCCATCGAAGAGCTGCGCCGCAATGCGGCCTACCTGAAGGTGCTGGGCTCGTATCCGTCGAGCAAGTAA